The following are encoded together in the Ictidomys tridecemlineatus isolate mIctTri1 chromosome X, mIctTri1.hap1, whole genome shotgun sequence genome:
- the Slitrk2 gene encoding SLIT and NTRK-like protein 2, protein MLSGVWFLSVLTVAGILQTESRKTAKDICKIRCLCEEKENVLNINCENKGFTTVSLLQPPQYRIYQLFLNGNLLTRLYPNEFVNYSNAVTLHLGNNGLQEIRTGAFSGLKTLKRLHLNNNKLEVLREDTFLGLESLEYLQADYNYISAIEAGAFSKLNKLKVLILNDNLLLSLPSNVFRFVLLTHLDLRGNRLKVMPFAGVLEHIGGIMEIQLEENPWNCTCDLLPLKAWLDTITVFVGEIVCETPFRLHGKDVTQLTRQDLCPRKSIGDSSQRGSHPDTHVQRLSPTMNPALNPTRAPKASRPPKMRNRPTPRVTVSKDRQSFGPIMVYQTKSPVPLTCPSSCVCTSQSSDNGLNVNCQERKFTNISDLQPKPTSPKKLYLTGNYLQTVYKNDLLEYSSLDLLHLGNNRIAVIQEGAFTNLTSLRRLYLNGNYLEVLYPSMFDGLHSLQYLYLEYNVIKEIKPLTFDALINLQLLFLNNNLLRSLPDNIFGGTALTRLNLRNNHFSHLPVKGVLDQLPAFIQIDLQENPWDCTCDIMGLKDWTEHANSPVIINEVTCESPAQHAGEILKFLGREAICPDSPNLSDGTILSMNHNTDTPRSLSVSPSSYPELHTEVPLSVLILGLLVVFILSVCFGAGLFVFVLKRRKGVPSVPRSANNLDVSSFQLQYGSYNTETHDKTDGHVYNYIPPPVGQMCQNPIYMQKEGDPVAYYRNLQEFNYGNLEEKKEEPATLAYTISATELLEKQATPREPEMLYQNIAERVKELPSAGLVHYNFCTLPKRQFAPSYESRRQNQDRINKTVLYGTPRKCFVGQSKPDHPLLQAKPQSEPDYLEVLEKQTAISQL, encoded by the coding sequence ATGCTGAGCGGCGTTTGGTTCCTCAGTGTGTTAACAGTGGCTGGGATCTTACAGACGGAGAGTCGCAAAACTGCCAAAGACATTTGCAAGATCCGCTGCCTGTGCgaagagaaggaaaatgtacTGAATATTAACTGTGAAAACAAAGGATTTACAACTGTCAGCCTGCTCCAGCCCCCCCAGTATCGAATCTATCAGCTTTTTCTCAATGGAAACCTCCTGACGAGATTGTATCCCAACGAATTTGTCAATTACTCCAACGCGGTGACTCTTCACCTAGGTAACAACGGACTGCAGGAGATCCGAACCGGGGCATTCAGCGGCCTGAAAACCCTCAAGAGACTGCACCTCAATAACAACAAGCTGGAGGTATTGCGGGAGGACACATTCCTGGGCCTGGAGAGCCTGGAGTACCTCCAGGCCGACTACAATTACATCAGTGCCATTGAGGCTGGGGCATTCAGCAAACTTAATAAACTCAAAGTGCTCATCCTGAATGACAACCTTCTGCTGTCGCTGCCCAGCAATGTGTTTCGCTTTGTCCTGCTGACCCACTTAGACTTGAGGGGAAACAGGCTGAAAGTAATGCCTTTTGCTGGTGTCCTTGAACATATCGGAGGGATCATGGAGATTCAGCTGGAGGAAAACCCATGGAATTGCACTTGTGATTTACTTCCTCTCAAGGCTTGGCTGGACACCATAACTGTTTTTGTGGGGGAAATTGTCTGTGAAACTCCTTTCAGGTTGCATGGGAAAGATGTGACCCAACTGACCAGGCAAGACCTCTGTCCCAGAAAAAGCATTGGTGACTCTAGTCAGAGAGGCAGCCACCCTGATACACATGTGCAAAGGCTGTCTCCTACAATGAATCCTGCTCTCAACCCAACCAGGGCTCCTAAAGCCAGCCGGCCACCCAAAATGAGAAATCGTCCTACTCCCAGAGTAACTGTGTCAAAGGACAGGCAGAGTTTTGGGCCAATCATGGTATACCAAACCAAGTCCCCTGTGCCCCTCACTTGCCCCAGTAGCTGTGTCTGCACCTCTCAGAGCTCAGACAATGGTCTAAATGTTAACTGCCAAGAAAGGAAGTTCACTAATATCTCTGACCTACAGCCCAAACCTACCAGTCCAAAGAAACTCTACCTAACAGGAAACTATCTTCAAACTGTCTATAAGAATGACCTCTTAGAATACAGTTCTTTGGATTTGTTGCACTTAGGAAACAACAGAATTGCAGTCATTCAGGAAGGTGCCTTCACAAACCTGACCAGTTTACGCAGACTTTATCTGAATGGTAATTACCTTGAAGTGCTATATCCTTCTATGTTTGATGGACTGCACAGCTTGCAATATCTCTATTTAGAGTACAATGTCATTAAAGAAATTAAGCCACTGACCTTTGATGCTTTGATTAACTTACAGCTCCTGTTCCTGAATAATAATCTGCTCCGGTCCTTACCAGATAACATATTTGGGGGCACAGCCCTTACCAGGCTGAATCTGAGAAACAACCATTTTTCACATCTGCCTGTGAAAGGGGTTCTGGATCAGCTTCCAGCTTTTATACAAATAGATCTGCAAGAGAACCCATGGGACTGCACCTGTGACATCATGGGGCTGAAGGACTGGACAGAACATGCCAATTCCCCAGTCATCATCAATGAGGTGACTTGTGAGTCTCCTGCCCAGCATGCAGGGGAGATACTGAAATTTCTGGGAAGGGAGGCCATTTGTCCAGATAGCCCAAACTTGTCAGATGGGACCATTTTGTCAATGAATCACAACACAGACACTCCTCGGTCACTTAGTGTGTCTCCTAGTTCCTATCCTGAACTACACACAGAAGTACCACTGTCTGTCTTAATTTTAGGATTGCTTGTTGTTTTCATCCTATCTGTCTGTTTTGGGGCTGGTTTGTTTGTCTTTGTCCTGAAACGCAGAAAGGGAGTGCCAAGTGTTCCCAGGAGTGCCAACAACTTAGATGTAAGTTCCTTCCAATTACAGTATGGGTCATACAACACTGAGACTCATGATAAAACAGATGGCCATGTCTACAACTATATTCCCCCACCTGTGGGGCAGATGTGCCAAAACCCCATTTACATGCAGAAAGAGGGAGACCCAGTAGCCTATTACCGAAATCTGCAAGAGTTCAACTATGGCAAcctggaggagaaaaaagaagagccaGCCACACTTGCTTACACAATAAGTGCCACCGAATTGCTGGAAAAGCAGGCCACACCAAGAGAGCCTGAGATGCTCTATCAAAATATTGCTGAGCGAGTCAAGGAACTCCCCAGCGCAGGCCTAGTCCATTATAACTTTTGTACCTTACCTAAAAGGCAGTTTGCCCCTTCATATGAATCTCGACGCCAAAACCAAGACAGAATCAATAAAACCGTTTTATATGGAACTCCCAGAAAATGCTTTGTGGGGCAGTCAAAGCCCGACCACCCTTTACTGCAAGCTAAGCCGCAATCAGAACCAGACTACCTCGAAGTTCTGGAAAAACAAACTGCAATCAGTCAGCTGTGA
- the LOC110598128 gene encoding uncharacterized protein LOC110598128 — protein MAQSPGYPRVFRTYRAILPPGSSPGGTRSICDSGRRRSRYCLGPVWPGSQGIGGCAGGVPKAGRSPLELLARAALLAGKREGVEREEERRSGGKRVEGGSEGRDGGPSPALINHPRRSNVPAVHPGGGCTSPQRSRCSISLTSAVERRSRLSAPLAWNSAQLLQLLPWAAAWTRPSEIRMALSQFHFQGETKTTGWKLWTSKRAERTASRPSWTPSGRLPLVTRPFTLRVWLLLLETWLLNSIQKSSLEICFLELEDCKWDWPWGSFQQIPCKISLIRNTSFAHA, from the exons ATGGCTCAGTCACCAGGGTATCCCCGAGTGTTCAGAACTTACCGAGCGATCCTGCCGCCAGGATCTTCCCCTGGAGGCACCCGCAGCATCTGCGATTCAGGGAGGCGCAGGAGCCGGTACTGCCTAGGACCAGTGTGGCCAGGGAGCCAGGGCATAGGCGGGTGTGCGGGCGGTGTCCCCAAGGCAGGCAGATCCCCACTGGAGCTGCTCGCCAGGGCAGCGCTTCTggcaggaaagagggagggagtcgagagggaggaggaaagaagatcTGGAGGGAAGAGAGTGGAAGGCGGGAGCGAGGGACGGGACGGAGGGCCCTCTCCCGCACTTATCAATCACCCCCGAAGATCAAATGTCCCCGCTGTGCACCCAGGAGGGGGATGTACCAGCCCACAAAGAAGCCGCTGCTCCATTTCTCTGACAAGCGCTGTGGAGCGCCGCTCACGCCTCTCGGCCCCTCTCGCCTGGAACTCTGCCCAGCTCTTGCAGCTTCTACCATGGGCTGCAGCTTGGACTCGGCCAAGTGAAATAAGGATGGCACTCAGTCAGTTCCACTTCCAAGGGGAAACTAAGACCACTGGGTGGAAGTTATGGACAAgtaaaagagcagaaagaacagcCAGCCGTCCAAGCTGGACACCCTCCGGACGGCTGCCTCTCGTAACTA GGCCATTCACCCTCCGAGTATGGCTATTACTGCTTGAGACTTGGTTGCTAAATTCAATTCAGAAGTCTTCATTG GAAATTTGCTTCCTGGAGCTGGAAGACTGTAAATGGGACTGGCCATGGGG aagcTTCCAGCAGATTCCCTGTAAAATTTCATTGATCAGAAATACATCATTTGCCCATGCCTAA